In one Mycobacteroides chelonae genomic region, the following are encoded:
- a CDS encoding Rv3717 family N-acetylmuramoyl-L-alanine amidase, whose amino-acid sequence MLPIVTPAAPIAAAAPGIAGRIVVLDPGHNGANDGSINNQVPDGRGGTKSCQTSGTVTDGGYPEHTFAWNTVLLIRQQLTQLGVRTAMTRGDDDKLGPCIDKRAEIENSFNPDAVVSIHADGGPAGGHGFHVNYSNPPVNAVQGEPTLRFAKTMRDSLQAAGLTPATYIGTGGLYGRSDLAGLNLAQHPKVLVELGNMKNAQDSAMMTSPEGRAKYAQAVVQGIVAYLSGTAPAPGVDPAAAPAPGG is encoded by the coding sequence GTGCTGCCGATCGTGACGCCGGCGGCGCCCATCGCCGCGGCCGCACCCGGCATCGCCGGACGCATCGTCGTGCTGGACCCCGGGCATAACGGGGCCAATGACGGGTCGATCAACAACCAGGTGCCCGACGGTCGGGGCGGCACGAAGAGTTGTCAGACCAGCGGCACCGTTACCGATGGCGGGTACCCGGAGCACACCTTCGCGTGGAACACCGTGCTGCTCATCCGTCAGCAGCTGACCCAACTCGGCGTGCGCACCGCGATGACCCGTGGCGACGACGACAAGCTCGGTCCGTGCATCGACAAACGCGCGGAGATCGAGAACAGCTTCAACCCCGATGCCGTCGTGAGTATCCACGCCGACGGCGGCCCGGCTGGTGGTCATGGCTTCCATGTCAACTACTCGAATCCGCCGGTAAACGCGGTGCAGGGCGAGCCGACGCTGCGCTTCGCCAAGACCATGCGTGACAGCCTGCAAGCCGCCGGCCTGACACCGGCGACCTACATCGGCACCGGCGGGCTCTATGGCCGCTCTGACCTGGCGGGCCTCAACCTTGCCCAGCACCCGAAGGTTCTCGTCGAGCTCGGCAACATGAAGAACGCCCAGGACTCGGCGATGATGACGAGCCCCGAGGGCCGCGCCAAATACGCGCAGGCCGTGGTTCAGGGCATCGTGGCATACCTCAGCGGTACCGCACCGGCGCCGGGTGTAGACCCGGCGGCGGCGCCTGCACCCGGCGGTTAG
- the recR gene encoding recombination mediator RecR encodes MFEGPVQDLIDELGKLPGVGPKSAQRIAFHLLGVEAPDIDRLTAALTRVRDGVQFCEVCGNVSDKERCRICSDPRRDLALVCVVEEPKDVQAVERTREFRGRYHVLGGALDPLSGVGPDQLRIRELLTRIGTDEDGVSISEVIIATDPNTEGEATATYLVRMLRDFPGLTVTRLASGLPMGGDLEFADELTLGRALSGRRPL; translated from the coding sequence GTGTTTGAGGGCCCGGTCCAGGACCTCATTGACGAGCTGGGCAAACTGCCCGGGGTTGGACCCAAGAGCGCGCAGCGCATCGCCTTCCATCTTCTGGGTGTCGAGGCTCCCGATATCGATCGGCTGACCGCAGCCTTGACGCGGGTTCGCGATGGCGTTCAGTTCTGCGAGGTCTGCGGGAACGTCTCCGATAAGGAGCGCTGCCGGATCTGCTCGGACCCACGGCGCGATCTCGCATTGGTCTGCGTTGTCGAGGAACCCAAGGATGTGCAGGCGGTCGAGCGCACCCGGGAATTCCGCGGTCGTTATCACGTGCTCGGTGGCGCGCTGGACCCGCTCTCGGGTGTCGGTCCCGACCAGTTGCGGATTCGGGAGCTGTTGACGCGCATCGGAACCGACGAAGACGGGGTCTCCATTTCCGAGGTCATCATCGCCACGGACCCGAACACCGAGGGTGAGGCGACGGCGACCTACCTGGTACGGATGCTGCGCGATTTCCCCGGACTGACCGTCACCCGGTTGGCGTCCGGTCTGCCGATGGGCGGCGACCTGGAGTTCGCGGACGAGTTGACCCTCGGGCGCGCCCTCTCCGGCCGCCGCCCCCTCTGA
- a CDS encoding YbaB/EbfC family nucleoid-associated protein, with protein MQPGGAPDMSALLAQAQQMQQQLMAAQAQIAAAEVTGESGGGLVRITGKGSGEVINVQIDPKIVDPEDVETLQDLIIGALADLTSKTQELASQRLGPLAGGLGDLGGGLGLPGV; from the coding sequence ATGCAACCCGGAGGCGCCCCGGATATGTCAGCCCTGCTCGCGCAGGCACAGCAGATGCAGCAGCAGCTGATGGCCGCTCAGGCGCAGATCGCGGCGGCCGAGGTCACCGGGGAGTCCGGTGGCGGCCTGGTGCGGATCACCGGCAAGGGCAGTGGCGAAGTGATCAACGTGCAGATCGACCCGAAGATCGTCGATCCCGAAGATGTCGAGACACTCCAGGACCTGATCATCGGTGCGTTGGCCGATCTGACCTCGAAGACACAGGAACTGGCGAGCCAGCGGCTGGGCCCGCTCGCGGGTGGCCTCGGCGATCTTGGCGGAGGGCTGGGATTGCCCGGTGTTTGA